The genomic DNA CCGTGGTCCCTCGGTTAGTGAGAATGCTGAACTCCGTAAAGTCACGTGAATTACACCGCGGGCGCGTGTCTGCGCGCGTCTCGCGTCGGCGTGGAGATGCTGGATCTAACTCAAGATCTGGAAATTTAGCAAAACAGAACAGCAGGTCGATTTTGAGGCGTGCACTATACGAACGGAAGCCAAGATGATTCGGCAGGATTTCCATAGGATCGATCCTAAACGGAGGACGACTCTGGATCacaagaagaagcagttCGCAACGCCGATATTCAAGCAGCAGGATTACCCGTTTCGATTGAATTTCTATGGCGTCCCGCCAACGGCAGAGATCACGCTGGAAGAGTTCGAGCAATGGGCTATCGACAGATTAAAGAGTAAGCAGGTTGGGATCCGCTTTGATATGAGTACATAACTGACTGAATGATTGTGAAGTCCTGGCCGAAATTGAAGCCTGCTCCTACCGGAATAAGACGCCCGCCGAGACCGAAGAACATATCAAGCCTCTCCTCCAAAAGTTCCTGCCTCTTTCCTCGAACACGTCCTCGTCGATCGGCCCCGCAGACTCGCGATTGAAGAAGGAACGCCAGAAAGACCACTACTCGCATTTCATCCTCCGTTTGGCCTTCTCGGGTACAGAGGACCTCCGTCGCCGGTTCGCACGAGCTGAAACCATGCTTTTCCGATTCCGCTTCCAACACGACGATTCCAGAGAGAGACGTGCCTTTATCGAGAGCCTAAGTCTTGATTGGGAGCCTGTCAGTGACGACGAACGACGTGCCCTGTCTGAAAAGTTGGTGCAGGCAACACCGGGGTTGCGCCGGGCTGACGAGGAAACTTGGTATAAGGTTGATTGGGAAAGAGTTCCTGAATTGGTTGAAAAGCGGGCCGTCTTCCTTTCTAAGGGAAAGGCATACGTTCCTGGAAGGGAGCAGTTGAGTATGGTCATTGCGGAGTTCACAGCTAGATTGGAACGTGCGCTTGAAGTATGTCTACTCAACACTGCGTCTTAGCACAGTGCTAACCTTTTCCAGCTTACAAGTAGAGCCCTACCGCGCTTGGACGAAGACGACCGTTTGACCCCGATCCTAAACCACCTCTCGAAGAACTTTGGAAGTGCCGAGTCAGTGTATTCGGAGGGTGAGGGATTTGTCGATGGAGCTCCAATTACTGCTAGCAGCATTGACCATCTCTCTCAACACTTCCCTCTTTGCATGCGCAGCCTACACATGTCATTGCGCAAGAACAACCATTTGAAGCATTTTGGTCGACTTCAGTATACGCTGTTCCTGAAGGGTATTGGACTGTCGCTTGAGGAATGTATCATTTTCTGGCGCCAGTCCTTCAAGGGCTTCACAGACGACGAGTTCAACTCCCGATACAAGTACAACGTCCGGCACGCTTATGGTGATGTTGGCGGTGATGTCAACCGCAGAGGCCGTGGATACCCCCCTTACTCGTGCCAGAAGATCCTCAGCGACACCAATCCTGGCGCTGGTCAGACACACGGTTGCCCGTACCGTCACTTCTCCGTCGACAATCTCATCAACCTCCTTCAAGCCACCGGTGTTAACGACAAGGAAGTGTTACGAGGAGTGCGGGAAGACGTTGGCAAGACACGCTACCATATCGCTTGCAACAGAGTCTTCGAGTGGACACACAAATCGGAAATCAAGAAGGTCAAGGATGACGGGACATGGAGCCAGACGGATCTCGACACAATCGTCCATCCCAACACCTATTTTAAGCGCAGTTACCTCTTGAAGCAGTTGGGAAGAAACGCTCCGCCTCAGAGTGCTTAGAAGCAGCAGACACGGTTCCACGAGGCTACGTTCTTTTCTGGGTTCCATCCACCTCAGGTGGCAGGCGTTTGGTTTGGCGTCGCGGGGTTTCAGCGATTATCGGTTCTTGTATAGCTCAATTACGTATAATAAGAAAGAATATAGCTGCACAATTGTTTCTTTGAACGGTATATCTAAGAAAAAAATTATGAAGTCGTAGACTTGTAACCACAGCTGATTCCCGGATCATCCTCAAGGATCAAAACGACCTTTCCAACCCAGGTGCCCAGCGTCGGGTGAGTCTCTCTTCGTCCGACTGACAACAACTTCACCATGGGGTGCTTGACTGAAGCGTTATACGTAGGGTGTGTCGGCGTTGATATTTTGTGAAGAatatgaagaaagaagaaaattagCGGGAGAAATGCCGAAATTTAAATGCCCGCGGCGCTAGTGGTGCGGCCGAGCATAGTGACCAAAGACGCTGCAACCTGGCCTTATGCCACGGCGGAGGTTCACCCACAACATAGAGTACACCCTGGATTCTACGCCCAGTCTCTGGACTATAGCTACTGGCGTTGCCTGTTTCGAGACAGGATTATGCTAACTTGACACACTTTTGAATAATATATTGCACGGAGTGAACGAGATCTTCCCCTTTGACTCGACCCCAGAACAACAGTTCCCCTCTCTTATCACCGCAGTTACACGCTCATCAACCAGCAGCATGGACTACGAGGCGTTGAAGGACCAATGGAGCGATATCGAGGAGCGCGATGGAATTAGACTCAGCTGGAATACTTTCCCCAGTTCTCGCATGGTTCGTGCCTGGATGTATAATGGCTGTCTGGCGGTCTTGTTTACTGAATCCTACTTCAGGAAGCATCCCGATTAGTTGTCCCCATTGGTGCCGTTTATACGCCCTTGAAGGAGAAGCCCGACACCCCATTGCTACAATATGAACCAGTGACTTGTAAATCGCCCTGTCGGGCTGTTCTCAACCCTTATGCGTATGTGCTGCTGCGTCTCCCCGCGACTGGTTCCCTGTTCTTTGACTGACGATCGAGGCAATCAACAGCAATGTCGACGTTCGAGCTCGCATTTGGATCTGTCCGTTCTGCCTTAGCCGCaaccctcttcctccccatTATAAGGATATCACGGAGACTGCGATTCCCCCGGAGCTTCACCCATCGAGCACGACGATCGAGTACCAACTGGCGCGCCCGGCTCCCGCACCCCCGATCTTCGTATACGTTGTCGATACTTGCCAAGAGGATGACAGCTTGAAGGCCCTAAAGGACTCGCTCATCATGAGTTTGTCCTTGCTGCCCGCAAATGCGCTGGTTGGATTGATCACCTATGGTACAATGGTAGGATTGGCTTATCTGGACACCCCTGTTTTGAGAGCGATATGTTGACTCGGGGCTAGGCGCAAATCCACGAACTTGGCTACACCGAATGTGCCAAATCTTACGTCTTCCGGGGAAGCAAAGACTATGCGGCAAAGCAGGTCCAGGAGATGCTCGGTTTGGCTGCCCCTGGAGTGCGCCCCAACATGCCCGCGCAACCGGCTCGTCCTCCTCTTGGTGCAGCGGCGCGATTCCTCCTTCCGATCCAACAGGCCGAATTCCAGATCACCAATATCCTCGAGCAGCTCCAGCGTGACCCATTCCCCGTTCCGAACGACAAGCGTCCTCTTAGATGTACCGGTGTTGCTCTCAGCGTTGCGGTGAGCTTGCTCGAGACGTCCTTCCAGAACACCGGTGGTCGTGTTATGCTTTTTACTAGCGGTGCTGCGACTGAAGGCCCGGGCAACGTTGTTGGTCCTGAATTGAAGGAACCCATTCGATCTCACCACGACATTGACCGGGATAACATCAAGTACTACAAGAAGGCTGTTAAGGTACGGTTTGGCTTGACTTCAGACAAAACCGTCACATCATACTGACTGATTGCAGTTCTACGACAGCCTCGCAAAGCGTGCTGCGAACAACGGCCATGTTGTCGACATTTTCGCCGGATGTCTTGACCAAGTTGGTCTTTTGGAAATGAAGAACCTTTCCAACTACACTGGTGGTCACATGCTCCTCACGGACAGTTTCACATCATCACAATTCAAGCAATCATTTGTCCGGGTTTTCGACAAGGATGCCAACGAGAACTTATTGATGGGCTTCAACGCCGCCCTTGAAGTGGTCACCACCAAGGAACTCAAGGTTACCGGCCTCATTGGTCATGCCGTTTCGTTGAACAAGAAGTCGAGTTCCGTGGGCGAGACGGAATGCGGAATTGGTAACACATGCGCGTGGAAGATGTGCGGAATCGACCCGGCTTCCAGCTACGGTATTTATTTCGAGATTGCGAACCAAGGTGGGCCTGCTGCTGTGCAACAGGGCCCTCAGCGCGGGATGATGCAATTCCTTACCTACTATCAAAACGCTGCTGGGAACTATCACCTGAGAGTTACGACCGTTGCACGGACTTTGAGTGGCCCGGCCGGTGACCCGACACTGGCACAATCATTCGACCAAGAGGCTGCTGCCGTGCTTATGGCCCGTATTGCTGTCTTCAAGGCAGAGGTCGACGATGGCCCCGACGTGCTCAGATGGGTTGACCGTATGCTCATCAGACTGTGCTCCCGCTTCGCAGACTACCGGAAGGATGACCCGACATCATTCCGGTTGGAGAAGAACTTCACCCTATACCCTCAATTCATGTTCCATCTCCGCAGAAGCCAGTTCTTGCAAGTGTTTAACAACTCCCCCGATGAGACGGCATTCTACAGACACGTTATCAACCACGAAGATGCTGGCGATTCCCTCATTATGATTCAGCCCACGCTGGACTCGTACTCCTTGGAGCACGAGGGTAGCCAGCCGGTTCTTCTAGACTCTGCTTCTATCCAACCTGCccacatcctcctcctcgacaCCTTCTTCCATATTCTCATTTTCCACGGTGAAACCATTGCAGAATGGAGAAAGGCTGGGTACCAGGAACAAGAGGGCTATGAGAACCTGAAGGTTCTTCTCGATCAACCCAAGGAAGACGCGAGGGTATGTCCCCAAGTCTTTCCCAGTTCTAGGGTCACAAGCTAACCAGTTTCTTCTCGCAGGAACTCATTGCCGATCGTTTCCCATTGCCTCGTTTCATTGTTTGCGATGCTGGTGGTTCTCAAGCACGTTTCCTTCTGTCCAAGCTCAACCCGTCCACCACACATACCACTGGAGGTTACGGCGGGGGCATGACATCGCAGACCATCTTCACAGACGATGTCTCCTTGCAAACCTTCATGGATCATTTGATGAAGTAAGTTGCTTGTCAGTCGTAGACTCATTCTGATCCATGCTAACATGCTTTGATAGACTCGCGGTGTCTGGAACCAGCTAGATGTGAAAGAGGTAATGGCCATCACGAAGGTAAAGGGCGGTCTAATATCAGTTCTCCAGTCGCTTGTATTCTTAGCGGTGATTTCAGTCTTTTCTTTAATTTCTTGTTTCGCGATATAGCAACTAGTACTCAAGTAAAATCAACGGTCTAGAAACGATTCCTATATCATATCCTAATCTGGAAATCTAATATCATGTGATGGCGATATGCCCTAGCGGCTATTCCGCATTTGGATCTCGCTTAGTGGAGGTGCGGAGCCAGTTAAATATCCGCCAACATTTTCAAGCTCCGACggacttcttttctttcctcgtGCATACCACCCCGACCAACAATTCCAAGGACGATTGACGACCTTTCGCACTCGCCATGCGTAAGTATCATCTCCTTGGCTTCATAATGGCTGGCGACTGACATGTAACCTCCGGGTAGCTCCCAAGTTCGACCCCAATGAGGTGAAGAT from Aspergillus chevalieri M1 DNA, chromosome 1, nearly complete sequence includes the following:
- a CDS encoding DNA primase subunit PRI2 (BUSCO:EOG092626HU;~COG:L;~EggNog:ENOG410PIE0;~InterPro:IPR007238,IPR016558;~PFAM:PF04104;~go_process: GO:0006269 - DNA replication, synthesis of RNA primer [Evidence IEA]), producing the protein MIRQDFHRIDPKRRTTLDHKKKQFATPIFKQQDYPFRLNFYGVPPTAEITLEEFEQWAIDRLKILAEIEACSYRNKTPAETEEHIKPLLQKFLPLSSNTSSSIGPADSRLKKERQKDHYSHFILRLAFSGTEDLRRRFARAETMLFRFRFQHDDSRERRAFIESLSLDWEPVSDDERRALSEKLVQATPGLRRADEETWYKVDWERVPELVEKRAVFLSKGKAYVPGREQLSMVIAEFTARLERALELTSRALPRLDEDDRLTPILNHLSKNFGSAESVYSEGEGFVDGAPITASSIDHLSQHFPLCMRSLHMSLRKNNHLKHFGRLQYTLFLKGIGLSLEECIIFWRQSFKGFTDDEFNSRYKYNVRHAYGDVGGDVNRRGRGYPPYSCQKILSDTNPGAGQTHGCPYRHFSVDNLINLLQATGVNDKEVLRGVREDVGKTRYHIACNRVFEWTHKSEIKKVKDDGTWSQTDLDTIVHPNTYFKRSYLLKQLGRNAPPQSA
- the sec23 gene encoding GTPase-activating protein SEC23 (COG:U;~EggNog:ENOG410PGI6;~InterPro:IPR007123,IPR036180,IPR012990,IPR036465, IPR006895,IPR006896,IPR037550,IPR036174,IPR036175, IPR037364,IPR006900,IPR029006;~PFAM:PF08033,PF04815,PF00626,PF04811;~go_component: GO:0030127 - COPII vesicle coat [Evidence IEA];~go_function: GO:0008270 - zinc ion binding [Evidence IEA];~go_process: GO:0006886 - intracellular protein transport [Evidence IEA];~go_process: GO:0006888 - endoplasmic reticulum to Golgi vesicle-mediated transport [Evidence IEA];~go_process: GO:0090114 - COPII-coated vesicle budding [Evidence IEA]), coding for MDYEALKDQWSDIEERDGIRLSWNTFPSSRMEASRLVVPIGAVYTPLKEKPDTPLLQYEPVTCKSPCRAVLNPYANVDVRARIWICPFCLSRNPLPPHYKDITETAIPPELHPSSTTIEYQLARPAPAPPIFVYVVDTCQEDDSLKALKDSLIMSLSLLPANALVGLITYGTMAQIHELGYTECAKSYVFRGSKDYAAKQVQEMLGLAAPGVRPNMPAQPARPPLGAAARFLLPIQQAEFQITNILEQLQRDPFPVPNDKRPLRCTGVALSVAVSLLETSFQNTGGRVMLFTSGAATEGPGNVVGPELKEPIRSHHDIDRDNIKYYKKAVKFYDSLAKRAANNGHVVDIFAGCLDQVGLLEMKNLSNYTGGHMLLTDSFTSSQFKQSFVRVFDKDANENLLMGFNAALEVVTTKELKVTGLIGHAVSLNKKSSSVGETECGIGNTCAWKMCGIDPASSYGIYFEIANQGGPAAVQQGPQRGMMQFLTYYQNAAGNYHLRVTTVARTLSGPAGDPTLAQSFDQEAAAVLMARIAVFKAEVDDGPDVLRWVDRMLIRLCSRFADYRKDDPTSFRLEKNFTLYPQFMFHLRRSQFLQVFNNSPDETAFYRHVINHEDAGDSLIMIQPTLDSYSLEHEGSQPVLLDSASIQPAHILLLDTFFHILIFHGETIAEWRKAGYQEQEGYENLKVLLDQPKEDARELIADRFPLPRFIVCDAGGSQARFLLSKLNPSTTHTTGGYGGGMTSQTIFTDDVSLQTFMDHLMKLAVSGTS